The following are encoded in a window of Streptomyces sp. 11x1 genomic DNA:
- a CDS encoding DUF5994 family protein, with protein MTVTIPHPPAAEAADRFSSSSLRLSLAPVGPAPALLDGAWWPRSRDLAAELPSLTAVLDPLWGRITRVTVNPVHWPVVPRKVPVAGHVVKVGWFRSEQDPHELLLLSYHAGRWNLLVIPPQTPAASAARLMAAASDLLGTSTASRLMEEEARLRTVAETDRAGEAVWDSEGGREAGARTVRPGIPTTTATTAAMPHELTGR; from the coding sequence ATGACCGTGACCATTCCCCACCCGCCGGCAGCCGAAGCGGCTGACCGTTTCTCCTCGTCCTCACTCCGTCTGTCGCTGGCTCCCGTCGGCCCCGCGCCGGCTCTGCTGGACGGTGCCTGGTGGCCCCGCTCCCGCGATCTCGCGGCGGAACTGCCTTCCCTGACGGCCGTACTGGACCCGCTGTGGGGCCGGATCACCCGCGTGACGGTGAATCCCGTCCACTGGCCGGTCGTTCCGCGCAAGGTGCCCGTCGCGGGACACGTGGTGAAAGTGGGCTGGTTCCGGTCGGAGCAGGACCCGCACGAACTGTTGTTGCTCTCCTACCATGCGGGCCGGTGGAACCTCCTGGTGATCCCACCGCAGACGCCCGCCGCATCGGCAGCCCGGCTGATGGCCGCCGCGAGCGACCTCCTGGGCACGTCGACCGCGAGCCGGTTGATGGAGGAGGAGGCGCGCCTGCGGACCGTGGCGGAGACCGACCGGGCCGGTGAGGCGGTCTGGGACTCCGAAGGGGGACGTGAGGCCGGCGCCCGGACCGTACGGCCGGGCATCCCGACCACCACCGCCACGACCGCAGCGATGCCGCATGAGCTGACGGGAAGGTGA
- a CDS encoding DUF5994 family protein, whose translation MTRLLPDAVHRAVRPGTALVRLETTHDRQGVLDGVWWPRSRDIAAELPSLIGALTEHLGPITRVGLDTGAWDELPTRMTVDDRVVRIDSFPVGDDTVLITRGEQDLFSLLVVPPHATPDAARAAMAEAVRAGSGRRAEQILIDTGTGRADPSTAQAHGGVVKSPGEPSVGEQPGGE comes from the coding sequence ATGACGAGACTCCTGCCGGACGCCGTGCACCGGGCCGTGCGGCCCGGGACGGCTCTCGTGCGGCTGGAGACGACACATGACCGGCAGGGCGTGCTCGACGGGGTGTGGTGGCCTCGCTCCCGCGACATCGCCGCCGAACTCCCCAGCCTGATCGGCGCACTGACCGAGCACCTCGGGCCCATCACACGCGTCGGTCTCGACACCGGGGCGTGGGACGAACTGCCGACGCGGATGACCGTCGACGACCGTGTCGTCCGCATCGACTCCTTCCCGGTCGGCGACGACACGGTTCTCATCACCCGGGGCGAGCAGGATCTCTTCTCCCTCCTCGTGGTCCCGCCGCACGCGACGCCCGACGCCGCGCGCGCCGCCATGGCCGAGGCCGTCCGCGCCGGCAGCGGGAGGCGGGCCGAGCAGATCCTCATCGACACGGGCACCGGACGAGCGGACCCGAGCACTGCACAGGCCCACGGGGGCGTGGTGAAGAGCCCCGGTGAACCGTCCGTGGGTGAACAGCCCGGCGGTGAATAG
- a CDS encoding PRC-barrel domain-containing protein, protein MIRPADIREWRNQDVVDEKQRRIGMLEAVYVDTATDEPAMATVRTGLPTRHRLVFVPLDDAVLGPDYVRVPYTKGQVRKAPSIGTDDVLPAEREEEVFQHYGMTYRPGAAGERQLARR, encoded by the coding sequence ATGATCCGTCCAGCCGACATCCGCGAGTGGCGCAACCAGGACGTGGTCGACGAGAAGCAGCGCAGGATCGGCATGCTCGAAGCGGTCTATGTCGACACCGCCACCGACGAACCGGCCATGGCCACCGTCCGGACCGGACTGCCCACCCGCCACCGGCTGGTCTTCGTCCCCCTCGACGACGCGGTCCTCGGACCGGACTACGTCCGGGTCCCCTACACCAAGGGGCAGGTACGGAAGGCCCCGTCGATCGGGACGGACGACGTCCTGCCGGCCGAGCGGGAGGAAGAGGTCTTCCAGCACTACGGCATGACGTACCGGCCGGGGGCGGCCGGCGAACGTCAGCTCGCACGCCGGTGA
- a CDS encoding SpoIIE family protein phosphatase translates to MVEGAAPGAGEEGRSWPAAEPDFWRQVVEQLGTALMVVDPAARILAVNPAAERLLGRTADAMRGRDAHELLHRDAGGGALVRERCPLIRALSERTAAVGDGDSYLRGDGRLITIAWSASPLTDPGTFKGMAVLFTDATGDHGTRRERAERAAYTSALEDLTERLTLVADITDVLGQTLDADEALARLGRLLVPRLADWTAVDLRTGSGQVHRVAVTGPAGRHTALEGGHERLPEAGEADPSPLVRVLNGGDPVLWDGVGAAVPPGSPLAVRHSDFLRTVGATSVVTVPLASGPQITGALTLVRTDPAHPFDAADLEVVGDIGRRVGLVVDNARRYGRQRAVAEAMQRNLLGPLPQPGRLRLAARYQPAPVGSQVGGDWYDAFELKDGTLALVIGDVVGHDLTAAAGMSQLHGILRSLAWDHVGMPGGVVDRLDDAMPAITTVPMATLVLARVEGHPHDGPWTLRWTSAGHPPPLLLTPGGHARYLEAGQGLLLGAHLGDGDSDGRPNATEPLPPGSTLLLYTDGLIEIPGSDLDTGLTRLRRHALGLAHASLDTLCDQLLARMPPGSTDDVALLALRLPSE, encoded by the coding sequence ATGGTGGAGGGTGCGGCGCCCGGCGCGGGAGAAGAGGGACGGTCGTGGCCGGCGGCCGAGCCGGACTTCTGGCGGCAGGTGGTCGAGCAGCTGGGCACCGCCCTGATGGTGGTCGATCCGGCCGCACGGATCCTCGCTGTCAACCCGGCCGCCGAGCGGCTGCTGGGCCGTACCGCCGACGCGATGCGCGGAAGGGACGCGCACGAACTGCTGCACCGGGACGCGGGCGGCGGCGCTCTGGTCCGCGAGCGTTGCCCGCTGATCCGGGCGCTGTCCGAGAGGACCGCAGCAGTCGGGGACGGCGACAGTTACCTGCGCGGTGACGGCCGCCTGATCACCATCGCCTGGTCCGCCTCTCCTCTGACGGACCCCGGCACCTTCAAGGGCATGGCCGTGCTGTTCACCGACGCCACGGGCGACCACGGCACGCGCCGGGAGCGGGCGGAACGGGCTGCCTACACGAGTGCTCTGGAAGACCTCACCGAGCGGCTGACGCTGGTCGCGGACATCACCGACGTACTGGGCCAGACCCTGGACGCCGACGAGGCCCTCGCCCGGCTGGGCCGCCTGCTGGTACCCCGCCTCGCCGACTGGACCGCGGTGGACCTCCGGACAGGTTCCGGGCAGGTCCACCGAGTGGCTGTGACAGGTCCCGCGGGCCGCCACACGGCACTGGAGGGCGGGCACGAGCGCCTCCCCGAGGCGGGAGAGGCGGACCCGTCGCCCCTCGTCCGGGTGCTGAACGGCGGTGATCCCGTGCTGTGGGACGGGGTGGGGGCGGCCGTACCACCCGGCTCCCCCCTGGCCGTCCGCCACAGCGACTTCCTGCGCACGGTGGGCGCGACATCCGTCGTCACGGTGCCGCTGGCCTCGGGACCGCAGATCACCGGCGCCCTGACGCTGGTCCGCACCGACCCCGCACACCCCTTCGACGCCGCCGACCTGGAGGTGGTGGGCGACATCGGCCGCCGGGTCGGTCTGGTCGTCGACAACGCGCGGCGGTACGGCCGCCAGCGTGCCGTCGCCGAGGCCATGCAGCGCAACCTGCTCGGCCCGCTGCCCCAGCCTGGCCGGCTTCGACTGGCCGCCCGCTACCAGCCCGCCCCCGTCGGGTCCCAGGTCGGCGGTGACTGGTACGACGCGTTCGAACTGAAGGACGGCACGCTCGCGCTGGTCATCGGCGACGTCGTGGGCCACGACCTGACCGCGGCGGCCGGCATGTCCCAACTGCACGGCATCCTCCGCTCCCTGGCCTGGGACCACGTGGGGATGCCCGGGGGTGTCGTCGACCGCCTCGACGACGCCATGCCCGCGATCACCACCGTCCCCATGGCCACCCTCGTCCTCGCGCGAGTCGAAGGCCATCCGCACGACGGTCCATGGACCCTGCGGTGGACCAGCGCCGGACATCCGCCGCCGCTCCTCCTCACCCCCGGCGGGCACGCGCGGTACCTCGAAGCCGGGCAGGGACTGCTCCTCGGCGCCCACCTGGGCGACGGCGACAGCGACGGCAGACCGAACGCCACGGAACCCCTGCCGCCGGGTTCCACGCTGCTGCTCTACACCGACGGCCTGATCGAGATCCCCGGCAGCGACCTCGACACCGGCCTGACCCGCCTGCGCCGCCACGCCCTGGGGCTCGCGCACGCGTCCCTGGACACACTGTGCGACCAGTTGCTGGCCCGTATGCCGCCCGGCAGCACCGACGACGTGGCCCTCCTCGCCCTGCGGCTGCCGTCGGAGTGA
- a CDS encoding APC family permease, which produces MTDNNGGFLRVLGRGDVLALAFGAMIGFGWIVLTSGFISDAGPVGAAIAITIGGVVVTLVGLTYAELVSAMPHAGGEHHYALRALGGRGAFLASWAMVLGYVSVAAFEAVALPHSMVNLFPDMLVGHMWTIADYDVYASWVAVGVIAAIAITAVNYIGIRPAAVFQTIAVLFLLCAGAALLVGALKGGSADNMEPMVSGGMDGIFTVLVAVPFLFVGFDVIPQSAGEIKLPYRQVGRLLVISVLCATAWYVMIMLTVGSGLSASALAESNLAAADAMTALWNSQAMGNVLVIGGIAGILTSWNAFLIGGSRLLYAMAESRMIPAWFGTMHPKYRTPANAVVFIGALSVLAPLFGRPMLVWLVDAGGINIVIAYVVVVLSFLVLRRREPGMERPFRTPAGPAVGVAALVLSLGLGVLYLPGMPAALIWPSEWAIVGVWWLVGAFFMWRLPKVAAGEDAEQRLIAAASR; this is translated from the coding sequence ATGACGGACAACAACGGCGGATTCCTCAGAGTGCTCGGCAGAGGAGACGTTCTGGCATTGGCCTTCGGGGCCATGATCGGTTTCGGGTGGATCGTTCTCACCTCAGGTTTCATCAGTGACGCGGGGCCGGTGGGCGCGGCGATCGCCATCACCATCGGCGGCGTGGTCGTCACGCTCGTCGGGCTGACGTACGCGGAGCTGGTCTCGGCGATGCCGCATGCGGGCGGCGAGCACCACTACGCGTTGCGGGCACTCGGTGGCCGGGGTGCCTTCCTGGCCTCCTGGGCCATGGTTCTCGGCTATGTGTCGGTCGCCGCGTTCGAGGCCGTCGCACTGCCGCACAGCATGGTCAACCTCTTCCCCGACATGCTCGTGGGCCACATGTGGACGATCGCGGACTACGACGTCTACGCGAGCTGGGTCGCCGTCGGCGTGATCGCCGCGATCGCGATCACGGCTGTGAACTACATCGGTATACGTCCCGCAGCGGTGTTCCAGACCATCGCGGTGCTGTTCCTGCTCTGCGCGGGCGCCGCGCTGCTCGTCGGAGCCCTCAAGGGTGGTTCCGCCGACAACATGGAGCCGATGGTCAGCGGGGGCATGGACGGGATCTTCACGGTGCTGGTCGCCGTGCCGTTCCTCTTCGTGGGTTTCGACGTGATTCCGCAGTCGGCCGGTGAGATCAAGCTCCCGTACCGCCAGGTGGGCAGGCTCCTGGTGATCTCCGTGCTCTGCGCGACCGCGTGGTACGTCATGATCATGCTGACCGTGGGCTCCGGTCTCAGCGCCTCAGCCCTCGCCGAGTCCAACCTCGCCGCAGCCGACGCCATGACCGCCCTGTGGAACAGCCAGGCCATGGGCAACGTCCTGGTCATCGGTGGCATCGCGGGCATCCTGACGAGCTGGAACGCCTTCCTCATCGGCGGCAGCCGACTGCTGTACGCCATGGCCGAGTCCCGCATGATCCCCGCCTGGTTCGGCACGATGCACCCGAAGTACCGCACCCCTGCCAACGCGGTGGTCTTCATCGGCGCCCTCTCGGTGCTGGCCCCGCTCTTCGGGCGGCCGATGCTGGTGTGGCTGGTCGACGCGGGCGGCATCAACATCGTCATCGCCTACGTCGTCGTGGTGTTGTCCTTCCTGGTGCTGCGCCGCCGGGAGCCTGGCATGGAGCGCCCGTTCCGTACCCCGGCCGGACCGGCTGTCGGTGTCGCCGCGCTGGTGCTCAGTCTGGGGCTCGGCGTGCTCTACCTGCCCGGTATGCCCGCGGCCCTCATCTGGCCCTCGGAGTGGGCGATCGTCGGCGTGTGGTGGCTGGTCGGCGCGTTCTTCATGTGGCGGCTGCCCAAGGTCGCGGCGGGCGAGGACGCCGAACAGCGTCTCATCGCCGCCGCCTCCCGCTGA
- a CDS encoding DUF2690 domain-containing protein, translating into MTAEHARLAAALRELRAGAGLSLAALAERTAYSKSSWERYLNGKSLPPRQAVKELCRLANEPDGRLLALWEIAESHWSGRAVAPASDPPADESPQPQPQQSPTPAGTERRRLGRGRLLLALVSAYTVIVGGAAALLFLLLPDSEAQEDEPPPASIPFSLAPQCHGAACEGRDPMRLICGLGPDTLASHRTATGAHVELRYSKKCGASWARTWGTEIGDRLDVTAGGPTHGVRIENKDDAATFIYTEMTEVRPGSTVRACFRPASADGERECFEARLGGAATTTPPPSRPVASGSRD; encoded by the coding sequence GTGACCGCGGAACACGCCCGGTTGGCCGCGGCGCTGCGGGAGCTGCGGGCCGGTGCGGGGCTGAGCCTGGCGGCGCTGGCGGAGCGGACTGCGTACAGCAAGTCCTCGTGGGAGCGTTACCTCAACGGCAAGAGCCTGCCTCCTCGCCAGGCCGTCAAGGAACTGTGCCGGCTCGCGAACGAACCGGACGGGCGGCTGCTGGCCCTGTGGGAGATCGCCGAGTCGCACTGGAGCGGACGCGCGGTGGCCCCCGCATCCGACCCTCCCGCGGACGAGTCGCCGCAGCCACAACCTCAGCAGTCGCCGACGCCCGCCGGGACCGAGCGGCGGCGACTTGGCAGAGGCAGGCTCCTACTGGCGCTGGTGTCGGCGTACACCGTGATCGTCGGCGGTGCCGCGGCCCTGCTGTTCCTCCTTCTGCCGGACTCGGAGGCGCAGGAGGACGAACCGCCACCGGCCTCCATCCCGTTCTCCCTCGCTCCCCAATGCCACGGAGCCGCCTGCGAGGGCCGGGACCCGATGCGCCTGATCTGCGGCCTCGGCCCCGACACCCTCGCCTCGCACCGCACGGCCACCGGCGCCCACGTCGAGCTGCGTTACAGCAAGAAGTGCGGTGCAAGCTGGGCCCGGACCTGGGGGACCGAGATCGGAGACCGGCTGGACGTCACGGCAGGCGGCCCGACCCACGGCGTGCGCATCGAGAACAAGGACGACGCGGCAACCTTCATCTACACGGAGATGACCGAGGTCCGTCCCGGCAGCACCGTCCGGGCCTGCTTCCGGCCCGCCTCGGCCGACGGCGAACGGGAGTGCTTCGAGGCCCGCTTGGGCGGGGCCGCCACCACGACCCCGCCGCCCTCACGTCCAGTGGCGTCAGGCTCTCGCGACTAG
- a CDS encoding peptidoglycan-binding protein has product MSRWKELPAELHPHVHQLIVRLRRLKDHSDLSTRQLAARTGYSAKSWQRYLNGRSLPPREAVEAMARVGGDDPHRLLVMHEIAAQRWAEGRAVTTNTPEDSSATPEHTPTEQQPYGRHLRAAVTAAAVVTALSVTAALLLAVRLTEARAQLAHERSDAVATALATVSESTVPVIYTCKLEQRDGRWYAGLSRTTDILLSNTHVGLEVAEAQCLLHRAGTEPGDIDGVFGPKTRRAVERMQKQNGLIVNGVIDPPTWQALRSADPK; this is encoded by the coding sequence GTGTCGCGCTGGAAAGAGCTGCCCGCAGAACTGCATCCACACGTCCACCAGTTGATCGTGCGACTGCGCAGACTGAAGGACCACAGCGACCTGAGCACCCGTCAACTCGCCGCGAGGACCGGGTACAGCGCGAAGTCGTGGCAGCGATATCTGAACGGCAGGTCTCTGCCGCCCCGGGAGGCTGTCGAGGCGATGGCCCGCGTCGGCGGTGACGATCCGCACCGGCTGCTGGTGATGCACGAGATCGCCGCCCAACGGTGGGCGGAGGGTAGGGCGGTCACCACCAACACCCCCGAGGACTCCTCCGCGACGCCGGAACACACCCCCACCGAGCAGCAGCCATACGGGCGTCACCTGCGCGCCGCGGTCACGGCGGCAGCCGTGGTCACGGCGCTGTCCGTCACCGCGGCGCTCCTGCTGGCCGTGCGGCTCACCGAGGCCCGTGCCCAGCTCGCGCACGAGCGCAGCGATGCTGTCGCGACGGCCCTGGCCACCGTGTCGGAGTCCACGGTGCCGGTCATCTACACCTGCAAGCTGGAGCAGCGTGACGGCCGCTGGTACGCGGGCCTGAGCCGGACCACCGACATCCTTCTGTCCAACACCCACGTCGGGCTCGAAGTGGCCGAGGCGCAGTGCCTGCTGCACCGGGCGGGAACCGAGCCAGGGGACATCGACGGCGTCTTCGGACCGAAGACGCGGCGAGCGGTCGAGCGCATGCAGAAGCAGAACGGGCTGATCGTGAACGGAGTCATCGACCCGCCCACCTGGCAGGCCCTGCGGTCGGCGGATCCGAAGTGA
- a CDS encoding TetR/AcrR family transcriptional regulator: MTDDTRTRLVRTARALIHGSSFAEVGIGDLCREAGVHRGSLYHFFPSKEAVGLAVIDANWELLKAVLDESFDSEAPPLERIDAFIGGFAGMLTAARDRMGAVPGCPIGNLALELAGRPGEASVRIAEILTAWQRYFRDAVAEAVLRGHVPAGVEPDTAALRALAYLQGITLMAKAYDRPTLVAEARTAIRMLIQAPAS, from the coding sequence ATGACGGACGACACCCGCACCCGCCTCGTACGGACAGCGCGCGCGCTGATCCACGGCTCATCGTTCGCCGAGGTCGGCATCGGGGACCTGTGCCGTGAGGCGGGAGTGCACCGCGGCAGTCTGTACCACTTCTTTCCCTCCAAGGAGGCCGTCGGCCTCGCCGTGATCGACGCGAACTGGGAACTCCTCAAGGCGGTCCTGGACGAGTCGTTCGACAGCGAGGCGCCACCGCTGGAGCGCATCGACGCCTTCATCGGCGGATTCGCCGGCATGCTGACCGCGGCCCGGGACCGGATGGGCGCCGTGCCGGGCTGCCCCATCGGCAACCTCGCCCTCGAACTCGCCGGACGCCCCGGAGAGGCATCGGTCAGGATCGCCGAGATCCTGACCGCGTGGCAGCGGTACTTCCGCGACGCCGTCGCCGAGGCCGTGCTCAGAGGGCACGTCCCGGCGGGAGTCGAACCCGACACGGCAGCCCTGCGCGCTCTGGCCTACCTCCAGGGCATCACCCTCATGGCCAAGGCGTACGACAGGCCGACGCTCGTCGCCGAGGCCAGGACGGCGATCCGGATGCTGATCCAGGCCCCCGCCTCCTGA
- a CDS encoding redoxin domain-containing protein, giving the protein MDSHLPARPSGSDYRFERFRTRLLIDDMTFGRNALGPGSRLPEFDLPTLDGGRFTSHTLGRRPVLMVFGSRTCPVTESAVPVLKRLHTRFGERVRFVLVNTREAHPGQTIGQPATAAEKYRHAERLRHHHDIPFEVAVDDIDGTLHRAFTPKPNSAYLIDTTGTITFRSHWANDEAALRRSLEQAASGNTVLGRSRAMAGPLLRAVGHLPGIVTAAGSRTGHDVWRAAPPLAILGALSRLFPRLPADLRGPAAAAAALIIGAATAGLLVALT; this is encoded by the coding sequence ATGGACTCGCACCTTCCCGCACGCCCCTCCGGTTCGGACTACCGCTTCGAACGCTTCCGGACACGGCTCCTGATCGACGACATGACGTTCGGCCGCAACGCCCTCGGCCCAGGCAGCCGTCTGCCGGAGTTCGACCTGCCCACCCTCGACGGCGGCCGTTTCACCTCCCACACACTCGGCCGACGGCCGGTGCTCATGGTCTTCGGATCCCGGACCTGCCCCGTCACCGAGAGCGCCGTGCCCGTACTCAAGCGACTCCACACGCGATTCGGCGAGCGGGTCCGCTTCGTGCTGGTCAACACCCGGGAGGCGCACCCGGGTCAGACGATCGGCCAGCCGGCCACCGCCGCGGAAAAGTACCGGCACGCAGAGCGGTTGCGCCATCATCACGACATCCCGTTCGAGGTCGCGGTCGACGACATCGACGGCACCCTGCACCGCGCCTTCACCCCCAAACCGAACTCCGCCTACCTCATCGACACGACCGGCACCATCACCTTCCGCTCGCACTGGGCCAACGACGAAGCGGCCCTGCGTCGGTCCCTGGAGCAGGCGGCATCCGGGAACACCGTCCTCGGACGCAGCCGGGCCATGGCAGGGCCGCTGCTCCGCGCCGTCGGACACCTCCCGGGCATCGTCACCGCCGCCGGTAGCAGGACCGGTCACGACGTCTGGCGCGCCGCACCCCCACTCGCGATCCTCGGCGCGCTCTCGCGGCTCTTCCCCCGCCTTCCCGCCGACCTACGAGGCCCAGCCGCCGCGGCCGCCGCCCTGATCATCGGCGCAGCGACTGCCGGTCTGCTCGTCGCGCTGACCTGA
- a CDS encoding FG-GAP and VCBS repeat-containing protein, which yields MRARSSVLLTATVVVMGAATLVTAGPATATASTYHDDFNGDGYRDLAVADPSATVSGKSAAGAVVVFYGSADGVKADNRQVITQASTGVPGAPENGDMFADTLAAADLDGDGYADLLVGAEREDIGTEKDAGLVTVIWGGASGLGSGVTLDPGDLPDTGCGFGLALAAGDGDGAADVTVGSYCGATHFRGPFTRAGDAADSTQDGLLGTTRGVLFGNVDGDAALERIMLPGRYGDDPGGMVYIDDWKQGRYVRTELGGADGTTGATGDVDGDGYGDLVLGDTDTPTAEKPGGHVGGEVSVWYGGPAGIDPGQRPTRINQDTAAVPGAGEDGDEFGSALSAGDVNGDGRADIAVGVPGEALSGRDLAGAVTVLFGSANGLTGSGARSYHQDSEGVSGVAENADAWGTAVHLTDHDRDGRADLTVGVPGENGWGCTWNARGAAAGITVTGAFHVCADKLNLTGGHRGLGSTIAD from the coding sequence GTGCGCGCACGATCCTCCGTGCTGCTCACCGCCACTGTCGTCGTGATGGGCGCCGCGACGCTGGTGACCGCGGGCCCGGCCACCGCCACCGCGTCGACGTATCACGACGACTTCAACGGCGACGGATACCGTGACCTGGCCGTCGCCGACCCGTCCGCCACCGTCTCGGGCAAGAGCGCCGCCGGAGCCGTCGTCGTGTTCTACGGCTCGGCCGACGGAGTCAAGGCCGACAACCGGCAGGTGATCACGCAGGCGAGCACCGGCGTTCCGGGCGCGCCCGAGAACGGCGACATGTTCGCGGACACCCTCGCCGCCGCGGACCTCGACGGGGACGGCTACGCGGACCTTCTGGTCGGTGCGGAGCGCGAGGACATCGGCACCGAGAAGGACGCAGGGCTGGTGACCGTGATCTGGGGCGGTGCCTCCGGGCTCGGCTCCGGCGTGACCCTCGACCCGGGCGACCTGCCCGACACCGGCTGTGGTTTCGGCCTCGCGCTGGCCGCCGGCGACGGTGACGGCGCCGCCGACGTCACGGTGGGCTCCTACTGCGGCGCCACCCACTTCCGGGGCCCGTTCACCCGTGCCGGCGACGCCGCCGACAGCACACAGGACGGGTTGCTCGGCACCACCCGAGGTGTCCTGTTCGGGAACGTCGACGGTGACGCGGCGCTTGAGCGCATCATGCTCCCGGGCCGGTACGGCGACGACCCGGGCGGCATGGTCTACATCGACGACTGGAAGCAAGGCCGGTACGTACGCACGGAACTCGGCGGCGCCGACGGCACCACCGGTGCGACGGGCGACGTCGACGGCGACGGGTACGGCGACCTCGTCCTCGGCGACACCGACACCCCGACCGCCGAGAAGCCGGGTGGTCACGTCGGGGGTGAGGTCTCGGTCTGGTACGGGGGCCCAGCAGGGATCGACCCCGGGCAGCGGCCCACCCGTATCAACCAGGACACCGCCGCAGTGCCGGGAGCCGGCGAGGACGGCGACGAGTTCGGGTCCGCGCTCAGCGCGGGTGACGTCAACGGCGACGGCCGCGCCGACATCGCCGTGGGCGTCCCCGGCGAGGCGCTGTCCGGCCGGGACCTGGCCGGCGCCGTCACCGTGCTGTTCGGCTCCGCGAACGGCCTCACCGGCAGTGGCGCGCGCTCCTACCACCAGGACAGTGAGGGGGTGTCCGGTGTCGCCGAGAACGCCGACGCCTGGGGCACCGCCGTGCACCTGACCGACCACGACCGCGACGGCCGCGCCGATCTCACCGTCGGTGTCCCGGGCGAGAACGGCTGGGGCTGCACCTGGAACGCGCGCGGCGCCGCCGCGGGCATCACGGTCACCGGCGCCTTCCACGTCTGTGCGGACAAGCTGAACCTCACCGGTGGCCACCGCGGCCTGGGCTCCACGATCGCCGACTGA
- a CDS encoding FG-GAP repeat protein, which yields MHRRTRTALAVATVAALTGGLAVTATGTASAVDTPAIAQADFNADGYGDVAVSAGPAYVNGRAGAGTVTVVYGGASGNRYATISQNTSGVPGTAEQGDYFGADTAYGDFDGDGYDDLAVGAPGEDVGGDTDGGTAVILWGSASGLKGGTTLTDPRPTKHDLVGRTLEAGDFDGDGKDDIALGSSGSTVDVHRGGFGRTKGTTGGRYTAQAPIYAGAADGGGPLNLHSGDIDGDGTDDLIVNGYATDDDYNANYWLPGGANGATGNGAQRLPAGIITDIGDTDEDGYGDIVIGIRWDEGVAGANKGGTAHIVHGTADGPAFGDTQTFTQDSAGVPGASESGDSFADEIDLGDVNGDGHLDLVVGAPGENLAGVADTGAVTVLYGAADGSGITGQGARFLSQDTPGVPNSNETNDLFGSDVRLTDLDGDGRADVVVGALGENAGNGAVYALRSGADGTLSASSGIYTSTVGISASGSPQFGHNFAD from the coding sequence ATGCACAGACGCACCCGTACCGCTCTGGCCGTGGCCACGGTCGCCGCCCTCACGGGCGGACTGGCAGTGACCGCCACGGGCACGGCGTCGGCGGTCGACACCCCGGCCATCGCCCAGGCCGACTTCAACGCCGACGGCTACGGTGACGTGGCCGTCTCCGCCGGGCCCGCCTACGTGAACGGCCGGGCCGGAGCAGGAACGGTCACGGTTGTCTACGGTGGCGCCTCCGGCAACCGCTACGCCACCATCAGCCAGAACACCTCCGGCGTTCCGGGCACCGCCGAGCAGGGCGACTACTTCGGAGCGGACACCGCGTACGGCGACTTCGACGGCGACGGCTACGACGACCTGGCCGTGGGCGCCCCGGGCGAGGACGTCGGCGGGGACACCGACGGCGGCACCGCGGTGATCCTCTGGGGTTCGGCGAGCGGTCTGAAGGGCGGCACCACCCTCACCGACCCGCGTCCGACCAAGCACGACCTCGTCGGCCGCACGCTGGAGGCCGGCGACTTCGACGGCGACGGCAAGGACGACATCGCCCTCGGCTCCAGTGGCTCGACCGTCGACGTCCACCGTGGCGGCTTCGGCCGCACCAAGGGCACCACGGGCGGGCGCTACACCGCTCAGGCACCCATCTACGCCGGTGCTGCCGACGGCGGCGGCCCGCTGAACCTGCACTCCGGCGACATCGACGGCGACGGCACCGACGATCTGATCGTCAACGGTTACGCCACCGACGACGACTACAACGCCAACTACTGGCTCCCCGGCGGCGCGAACGGCGCCACCGGAAACGGCGCCCAGAGGCTGCCGGCCGGCATCATCACCGACATCGGTGACACCGACGAGGACGGCTACGGCGACATCGTCATCGGCATCCGCTGGGACGAGGGTGTCGCGGGCGCCAACAAGGGAGGCACGGCGCACATCGTGCACGGCACCGCCGACGGCCCGGCCTTCGGCGACACGCAGACGTTCACCCAGGACAGCGCGGGTGTCCCGGGCGCGAGCGAGTCCGGCGACTCCTTCGCCGACGAGATCGACCTCGGCGACGTCAACGGCGACGGCCACCTCGACCTGGTCGTCGGTGCCCCGGGCGAGAACCTCGCGGGCGTCGCCGACACCGGCGCGGTCACCGTCCTGTACGGCGCTGCCGACGGTTCCGGCATCACCGGCCAGGGCGCGAGGTTCCTCAGCCAGGACACCCCGGGCGTACCCAACTCCAACGAGACGAACGACCTCTTCGGCTCCGACGTCCGCCTCACCGACCTCGACGGCGACGGTCGCGCGGACGTGGTCGTCGGCGCGTTGGGCGAGAACGCCGGCAACGGCGCCGTCTACGCCCTGCGCTCCGGCGCCGACGGCACCCTGTCCGCCTCCAGCGGCATCTACACCTCCACCGTCGGCATCTCGGCCAGCGGGTCCCCGCAGTTCGGCCACAACTTCGCCGACTGA